Genomic segment of Streptomyces sp. NBC_01210:
GGTCCAGGTGTTCGTCGATCTCCAGGGTCCGCGCCTGCCATGCTTTGCCCGTCGCTCCGTACACGGCCTGCAGACGATTCGAGGCCGTCTCGTCCGGCCCCACCAGACGGAAATCCCGACGCTCGGCGGTGTTTTCCATGACCCCCTCCAACAGGTCGCCCAGGACCCGGGTGGGCTCGTGCAGGGTCGTACCGGGCTTGTCGACCGGAACGGCGTACCGTTCCAGCGGCGGGATCGGCAGGTCCTGTACGAGCAGGCCGCCGTTGGCGTGCACGCTGGCCCCGAGACGGCGAGGGCCAGCGGGCACACACTCCAGCACCCGCTCCCGCGGGCTGCCGCGATCGTCGAAGAGTTCCGCCGGCCGGTAGGAGCGCAGCCACTCCTCCAACTGCCTGAGGTGGTCCGGGTTTTCGCGTACGGAGGACAGCGGCACCTGATGCGCGCGCCATGTGCCTTCCACCTGCACACCGTCGACCTCGGTCGGCCCGGTCCATCCCTTGGGCGTGCGCAGCAGGATCATCGGCCAGCGCATGCGTTCGGTGACGCCCTCTTCGCGGGCGCCGTGCTGGATGGCGCTGATGCGATCGAGTGCGGTGTCCATGGCGCGTGCCATGGAGCTGTGCACCTGAAGTGCATCGTCACCTTCGACATGCAGCGGGTCATGGCCCAGGCCACGAAGAAAGTCGTCGAGTTCGTCCCTGGGCAGGCGCGCAAGCACGGTCGGGTTGGCGATCTTGTACCCGTTCAAGTGCAGGACCGGCAGGACCGCTCCGTCGTGGACCGGGTCGAGGAACTTGTTGGAGTGCCAGGACGCGGCCAGCGGCCCGGTCTCCGCCTCCCCGTCGCCGATGACGCAGGCGACCAGCAGACCGGGGTTGTCCAGGGCGGCGCCATAGGCATGGGAGAGCGAATACCCCAGCTCACCCCCCTCGTGGATCGATCCCGGAGTCTCCGGGGCCACATGGCTGGGCACCCCGCCGGGGAAGGAGAACTGACGGAACAGGCGCGCCATACCCTCCGCGTCCCGGCTCACGTCCGGGTACGTCTCGGAATACGTGCCCTCCAGCCAGGAGTTGGCCAGGACGGCCGGTCCTCCGTGGCCTGGGCCCCAGACACAGATGGTGTCCTTCCCATGGTCCCGGGCCATTCGGTTGAGGTGGGTGTAGACGAGATTCAGACCGGGCGAGGTGCCCCAGTGGCCCAGCAGCCGAGGCTTGATGTGCTCCGGCTTCAATGGCTCACGGAGCAGAGGATTGGCCATCAGGTAGATCTGGCCAACGGCCAGGTAGTTCGCGGCCCTCCAATGCGCGTCCAACGCCGCCAGCTCTGCTTCATCGAGGTAGTTGGCTGATACCGGGTGAATGTCGGGCATTTCGTGCTCCTCTGTAGGTGCCGAGAGGAGATTTCGGCACGGTCGGTCGGTACGGGCAGGCGGCCGTTGGGCCCGATGTGCTCGGCTCATCTCTCAACGGGGCGGGATCGGTGGTCAGGGCGGAGAGCAGTGCTGAACCGGGCAGCACGACGACGCAGGAGACGGCTGTGGCCTACCGCGCCCCGCGGCTCGGCAATTGGTGTCGGCAGCCAGCGGTAGAAGATCCGCTTACCTACCTCGATCAGGGCGAGGTAGCAGATCACCATGGCGACAAGCGCGACGAAGAAGCCAAGCGGAAGCGATTGGAACCCGAGCCTGGCGGCCAGCGGTGTAGCGGGCAGAAGGACTCCTACGCTGACAACTCCGAGGGCGGCCAGGGTCAACGGGAGGCTGGGGTGACTTCGCCAGAACGGGATACGGCGGGTGCGGATGGCGAAGATCACCAGGGTCTGGGTGGCGAGAGACTCGACGAACCACCCGGTCCGGAACTGAGCGGGTCCGGAATGGAAGACCCACAGCATGACGCCGAATGTCGCGAAGTCGAACACCGAACTGAGCGGACCGAAGAAGATCATGAAACGGCGGATGAACCTGATGTCCCAATGCGAAGGACGGCGCAATTGCACCTCGTCGACACGGTCGGTGGGAATGGCGAGCTGGCTGGTGTCATAGAGCAGGTTGTTGAGCAGGATCTGCGACGGCAGCATCGGCAGGAAGCCGAGGAACAGCGAGGCTCCGGCGGCGCTGAACATGTTGCCGAAGTTGCTGGACGTTCCCATGAGCACGTACTTGATGGTGTTGGCGAAGATCCGACGGCCGCCGGCGACTCCGTCCGCGAGGACATCAAGATCTTTTTCGAGCAGGATGACGTCAGCCGCGTCTTTGGCGACGTCGGTGGCCGAGTCGACGGAAATACCCACGTCAGCTGCGTGCAGTGCGAGCGCGTCGTTGACACCGTCGCCGAGGAAAGCGACGTCGTGACCGGTGGTGCGCTGGACACGCACGATGCGGGCCTTGTGCTGCGGACTGACGCGGGCGAATACCGTGGTGTGTGCGATCGCCGCTCTGAGCCGGGCATCGTCCATGGCGTCGAGGTCGGTACCGGTAATCGTGCCAGAGCTGGTGATACCGAGGTCATGGCAGACCCTGACGGCGACGGTCGGGTTGTCTCCGGTGACGATTTTGACTGTGACACCGAGCCCGGCCAACCGGAGCAGCGCCGCTGCGGCGTCGGGTTTGGGCGGATCGAGGAAGACCAGCAGCCCGGCCAATTCCAGGCCGTGTTCGTCGGCAGCGGCGGGCCGGACCAGTCCTGGGGCGGATCGGGTGGCCACAGCGACCACACGGTTGCCGGCGGCGAACTCCGTAGCCAGCAGCGTGCGAGCCTGCTCGGGTACGTTCTCGCAGCGCTCCAGGACGCTCTCCGGAGCCCCCTTGGTGACCAGGACAGTCCCACCCATCGGGTCGCGGACCACGGTGGAGAACATGCGCCGCTCGTGATCGAACGGCAGCATGCCGACTCGCTGGTACACGTTCGCGTCCGCGTCTTCCGGCTGCGCGGTGGCGGCCTCCCACAGTGCCGTGTCCAGCGGATTGCCGCCCAGGATCTGGCTGCCGTCAGCATCGACGTCGGTGCACAGGAGTCCCCACTTCAGCACCTGCTCCGGGCTCTGGCGGCCCGCGGGCAGGGCCCTCTTGAATTTGATACGGCCCTGCGTCAGCGTGCCGGTCTTGTCGGTGAACAGCACATCGACATCGCCCAGATCCTCGATGCACACCAGTCGCTTGACCAGCACTTTTTGGCGGCTCATCCGCCGCGAGCCGGCGGCCAGACTGGTGGAGACCACCGCAGGCAGTAGCTGGGGAGTGATTCCGACAGCGATGGCCAGCGAGAACAGCAGTGAGTCGATGAGCGGCTTGTGCAGCACTACGTTGATCACGAAGATCGACGTGGTCAGCGTGCCGGCCACGTACACGAGCAGCATGGAGAACCGGCGCAGCCCCCGTTGGAACTCGGTCTCCAACTGATGACCGCTCAGTCCGGCCGCGATCTTCCCGAACTCGGTCGCTGTACCGGTGGCGACCACTACAGCGCGGGCGCTTCCTGCGTGCACCACCGTGCCCATCAGCGCGCAGCAGGAGAGCTCGGCCAATGCCACGCCGACAGAGACGGCAGCGGTGTCCTTGGGGACGGGCAGTGACTCGCCGGTCAGTACTGACTCACCGCATTCCAGACCGGTTACCTCCAGCAGACGCAGATCGGCAGGCACGATGTCGCCCAGCTTGAGTTCCACCACGTCGCCAGGCACCAGGGCCGTGACCTCCACCGCGGTAACGCGTCCGCCGCGTATCACCACGGCCTGATGGCTGATCTGTCCGTGGAGGGCTTCGGCGGCTTTCTCCGCGCGGTACTCGTTCACGAAGCCGAGCCCGACCGACAGTGTCAAGATCACACCGATGATCACCGCATCGCTGTGGCGGCCGACGACATACGAGATGGTCGCGGCAGCGAACAGGAGGCCCAGCAGCGGTGATCGCATCTGCCGCCACAGCACGGGCAGTACCCGGGCCTTGTGTGAGGCGACCGCATTCGGTCCCCATCGCCGCAACCGGTCAGCAGTTGCTTCCGCCGAGAGGCCTTCCCTGGTCGACACCAGCTCGCGCAGGACCTCGTGGACCGGCAGGCAAGCCGACGAGCTGATGTCGTGGACGCCGGTAGTCTGCGTCGTTGCGGGGGAGGAGCTCACCACAATCGACCACTGTCGGCACTTTTCCCGGTCACGCAATAGGCGTGTAAGGGGTTGATGCCGAGGAGAAGCGATTGGCGTGTGAGGCAGAATGCACGGGCTGCGTCCGCCCGATGGACAGCTTCGCCTGTACCGCCGGCCCCTTCACGCATCACTCGCCTCCTCGGTGCAGAGTGACTGATCTGCCCGTACAGCGTGACGATCATGGACACGAACTCCTGCCCTATGGTGTTGATCCTCGGCAGTAGCCATGCGCCATCACTTCAGTGGGTGAGGGCTCATGGGCGTGGTGCCCGCCATCTCAGCCTGTGCCGTATTCGGGTTCAGGGGCGAGGGCCGAACGGCCTCTCCAAGGGGCCCACCGGCCCTGTCAGAGCGACCCGATGGCCTCTTCGCCCGACATCCCCGGCAGCATCATCCAGATCGTGGTGGGCGTCATCGAGCGTCGCAGGGCTGATGGGTTCGTGCCCCGCAGCATGCTGGGCGGTTTCGTGAACGCGGGTTCTTCGACGGCATGGATTCGTCTTGGTACGCGTGGATGCGTGCAGACCGATCCGTCCGGGGCAGGCTGGAGGAGCCAAAGGCAATGTGCCGGCGGCCTTAGGGAGACGAAGTGGGCGAGGACACGTATGCCGAGGGGGATACCGGGGCGGCGGCATCGCAGCTGCGGCTGGACGAGCTGCTGAACGACCCGCAGTCGCAGGCAGTCCTTGCGCGTTCGCCCCGGGATCGCGTAGATCCGCTGCTGGAGGCGGTTCTGGCCGTCGGCAGCGACTTGGACCTTGGTGTTGTACTGCAGCAGATAGTGCAGTCCGCAGCCGACCTGGTTGATGCTCGGTACGGGGCCCTGGGCGTGATTGGTGAGGAGAATGGGCTCAGCCAGTTCATCACGGTCGGCATGGGCGACGAGACCATCGAGCAGATCGGGCCCTATCCGCAGGGCCGGGGCATCCTGGGGCTCCTGATCCGTGAACCGCACTCGCTGCGGCTGGTCGACCTGGGCGAGCAGCCCGATGCCTCCGGCTTCCCGGCCGGCCATCCACCGATGCGGACCTTCCTCGGTGCGCCCGTCCGGGTGCGTGAGAAGGTGTTCGGCAACTTGTACCTGACCGAGAAACGGGGCGGGGCCGAGTTCGGCGCCGATGACGAAGCGGTGCTGGTCACGCTGGCCGTGGCAGCCGGGGTGGCAATCGACAATGCTCGGCTGTACGACGCCGTCCAGCGTCGGGAACGCTGGCTGATGGCCAGCGGCGAACTGACCCGTGCCCTGCTGTCCGGCATTGAACCTGCCGAGGTACTGAGGAACTTCACCGCCACCGTCCTCGAGATGGCCGACGCCGACGTGGTCACCCTCGCCGTGCCCGTTCCTCGCACCGGCAATCTGGTGATCGAGGCCGCCGCCGGAACGGACGCGAATCGTGCCCTTGGACTGGTGTTGTCGCACACCACCTTGGCCGGGAAGGTCTACAGCTCAGGCGAGACGATCACCACCCAGGACTGGAACGCCGACCCCCGCGCCGAACGGGACACCGCTTCCACGACCCTGGGACCGGTCTTCCTGGTCCCCCTCGGTACGCCCGAACATGTGCGCGGTGTCCTGCAAGTCGCCCGCCACTGCGGCCGTCCCGCGTTCTCCGACGCGGCCGTGGCCATGATCGCCGGATTCGCCAACCATGCCGCTCTTGCCCTGGAGATCGCCGGACATCGGCACGACGCCGAACGCCTCCTCATTCTGACCGACCGTGACCGCATCGCCCGTGATCTGCACGACCTGGCCATTCAGCGCCTGTTCGCCAGCGGTCTGAGCCTGCAGTCCACCCTCGCCCAGGTCGCCGACCGACCGCAGGTCGCCGAGCGCATTGCACGAGTCGTGGATGACCTCGACGACACCATCAAGGTCATCCGCTCCACCATTTACGGATTGCAACAGCGCGGTCGCCCCGAGGACACCGGGCTGCGCTCCCGCCTGGTGGCCGAATCGAACCGGGCATCTGAGGCGTTGGGATTCGCACCTGCGCTGCGCATGACCGGGCTGCTGGACACCCTGGTCCCGCAAGCCATGGCAGACCACCTTCTTGCAGTGCTCCGCGAAGCTCTCGCAAACGCCGCCCGGCACGCCGACGCCACCGAGGTGGAGATCACCGCCCAGGTAACCTCGGCGCACCTTACGCTGCGGGTGACCGACAACGGCCGGGGTACTGCCCCCGCGGGCGCCCACCGCAGCGGCCTGGCCAACCTCCACACCCGCGCCGAGGAACTCGGAGGAGCTCTGGTCCTTGCGCCCAATCAGCCCACTGGCAGTGTCGTGGACTGGAGCGTTCCCCTTTCGACCGACGAGTGACCCCGCCCCGGACAGCGCGGCGCGAAGTAGTGCACGGTACCCCGTGAGCGCTCAGTCTCCGCCCGTCGCAGGCCGGGCTCGGCGCCCGATGGACCGTCGACACCTCCCCGCACGGCGGCACGCGCCTGACGTGGCAGGTACCGGGCGTCCCTGGGTGAAGGCTCTCTCTCCCGGATTGACGAGTGCCCTCCTCCGCTTCAGCGGTCCCGCCGAACGGGGGCCTGCGGAGCGGCCTGCGTGACCATGACCGCAGCCTGGATGCGCCGCTCGACGCCCAGCTTGGCGAGCAGGCGGGAGACGTTGTTCTTGACCGTCTTCTCCGCCAGATAAAGCCGTTTGCCGATCTGGGAGTTGGTCAGTCCCTCTCCGATGAGATCGAGGATCTCCCGTTCGCGGGCGGAGAGCCCGGACAGTGCGCCTGCTTCGGTGTTCTGCGGAGAGTCGCCGCGGAGGCTACTCATCAGACGGGTCGTGGTCGCTGGGTCGAGCATCGACTGGCCGGAGGAGACGGTGCGGACCGCGGCAACTAGCGCAGACCCTTTGATCTCCTTCAGCACATAGCCTGCGGCCCCCGCCATGATCGCGTCGAGGAGTGCGTCGTCGTCGTCGAAAGAGGTCAGCATCA
This window contains:
- a CDS encoding phosphoketolase family protein, whose translation is MPDIHPVSANYLDEAELAALDAHWRAANYLAVGQIYLMANPLLREPLKPEHIKPRLLGHWGTSPGLNLVYTHLNRMARDHGKDTICVWGPGHGGPAVLANSWLEGTYSETYPDVSRDAEGMARLFRQFSFPGGVPSHVAPETPGSIHEGGELGYSLSHAYGAALDNPGLLVACVIGDGEAETGPLAASWHSNKFLDPVHDGAVLPVLHLNGYKIANPTVLARLPRDELDDFLRGLGHDPLHVEGDDALQVHSSMARAMDTALDRISAIQHGAREEGVTERMRWPMILLRTPKGWTGPTEVDGVQVEGTWRAHQVPLSSVRENPDHLRQLEEWLRSYRPAELFDDRGSPRERVLECVPAGPRRLGASVHANGGLLVQDLPIPPLERYAVPVDKPGTTLHEPTRVLGDLLEGVMENTAERRDFRLVGPDETASNRLQAVYGATGKAWQARTLEIDEHLDRHGRVMEILSEHTCQGWLEGYLLTGRHGLFSCYEAFVHIVDSMVNQHIKWLRTSRRLPWRRPIASLNYLLTSHVWRQDSNGFSHQDPGFIDHVLNKSPEVVRVYLPPDANTLLSVADHVLRSRDYVNVVVAGKQPCFDWLTLEQARGHCARGAGIWDWAGAENESGEPDVVLGCAGDVPTLEILAAAQLLRRHLPHLAVRVVNVVDLARLLPKEEHPHGMPDAEFDALFTSDKPLIFAYHGYPWLIHRLAYRRTGHANLHVRGYKEEGTTTTPFDMVVRNDLDRYRLVMDVIDRVPGLAVRAAAVRQEMADVRLRHHAWIREHGTDLPEVSEWNWNS
- a CDS encoding sensor histidine kinase: MGEDTYAEGDTGAAASQLRLDELLNDPQSQAVLARSPRDRVDPLLEAVLAVGSDLDLGVVLQQIVQSAADLVDARYGALGVIGEENGLSQFITVGMGDETIEQIGPYPQGRGILGLLIREPHSLRLVDLGEQPDASGFPAGHPPMRTFLGAPVRVREKVFGNLYLTEKRGGAEFGADDEAVLVTLAVAAGVAIDNARLYDAVQRRERWLMASGELTRALLSGIEPAEVLRNFTATVLEMADADVVTLAVPVPRTGNLVIEAAAGTDANRALGLVLSHTTLAGKVYSSGETITTQDWNADPRAERDTASTTLGPVFLVPLGTPEHVRGVLQVARHCGRPAFSDAAVAMIAGFANHAALALEIAGHRHDAERLLILTDRDRIARDLHDLAIQRLFASGLSLQSTLAQVADRPQVAERIARVVDDLDDTIKVIRSTIYGLQQRGRPEDTGLRSRLVAESNRASEALGFAPALRMTGLLDTLVPQAMADHLLAVLREALANAARHADATEVEITAQVTSAHLTLRVTDNGRGTAPAGAHRSGLANLHTRAEELGGALVLAPNQPTGSVVDWSVPLSTDE
- the mgtA gene encoding magnesium-translocating P-type ATPase, producing MSSSPATTQTTGVHDISSSACLPVHEVLRELVSTREGLSAEATADRLRRWGPNAVASHKARVLPVLWRQMRSPLLGLLFAAATISYVVGRHSDAVIIGVILTLSVGLGFVNEYRAEKAAEALHGQISHQAVVIRGGRVTAVEVTALVPGDVVELKLGDIVPADLRLLEVTGLECGESVLTGESLPVPKDTAAVSVGVALAELSCCALMGTVVHAGSARAVVVATGTATEFGKIAAGLSGHQLETEFQRGLRRFSMLLVYVAGTLTTSIFVINVVLHKPLIDSLLFSLAIAVGITPQLLPAVVSTSLAAGSRRMSRQKVLVKRLVCIEDLGDVDVLFTDKTGTLTQGRIKFKRALPAGRQSPEQVLKWGLLCTDVDADGSQILGGNPLDTALWEAATAQPEDADANVYQRVGMLPFDHERRMFSTVVRDPMGGTVLVTKGAPESVLERCENVPEQARTLLATEFAAGNRVVAVATRSAPGLVRPAAADEHGLELAGLLVFLDPPKPDAAAALLRLAGLGVTVKIVTGDNPTVAVRVCHDLGITSSGTITGTDLDAMDDARLRAAIAHTTVFARVSPQHKARIVRVQRTTGHDVAFLGDGVNDALALHAADVGISVDSATDVAKDAADVILLEKDLDVLADGVAGGRRIFANTIKYVLMGTSSNFGNMFSAAGASLFLGFLPMLPSQILLNNLLYDTSQLAIPTDRVDEVQLRRPSHWDIRFIRRFMIFFGPLSSVFDFATFGVMLWVFHSGPAQFRTGWFVESLATQTLVIFAIRTRRIPFWRSHPSLPLTLAALGVVSVGVLLPATPLAARLGFQSLPLGFFVALVAMVICYLALIEVGKRIFYRWLPTPIAEPRGAVGHSRLLRRRAARFSTALRPDHRSRPVER
- a CDS encoding response regulator transcription factor — protein: MTEDLETSPRKPIRVFLLDDHEVVRRGVSDLLDAEPDIEVVGEAGTTEQALARGPALRPDVAVLDVRLPDGDGITVCRELRSRIPDLACLMLTSFDDDDALLDAIMAGAAGYVLKEIKGSALVAAVRTVSSGQSMLDPATTTRLMSSLRGDSPQNTEAGALSGLSAREREILDLIGEGLTNSQIGKRLYLAEKTVKNNVSRLLAKLGVERRIQAAVMVTQAAPQAPVRRDR